The following are encoded in a window of Solidesulfovibrio magneticus RS-1 genomic DNA:
- a CDS encoding mechanosensitive ion channel family protein: MPLKSALIAVWLILALAAGSWAAAPAAGIGDSDQSWTLVLDALDKQGQIMRGRLEAFKARRDLEIAASRAELEHLLRDRARLALWQATASDPWEIRTVMAGLARLRRDVDHLSQRPQQAWTALEQNVALIESFRDKLDDITRREVPERFRDNLAPTRKQLADLGTEIATLRDSLADETTPLRELGEQLKEAESNLQSSLAPAWKAYYTDANPSLFSGSYLRFLGEDIEDWLLWSNLCLELLRTPAMLDMAAQGAGVGVVAALVVMGLALAVRRLGARHGLSARAQASFVRAGACAAGGVGFMVLAQYAPFFLFTLLISVSETLYAAALVHLSRLALRDRDLRRPAVLWPTWRLFALGLLLEAGRYPESVTGPAMAVVLLFAARGFLRRHRATPKDLPLERAITAILAYALPPLAVCSLLGLPQTAILCASGLFYVTLALRFAALTVRFLASLEVERAHGRPPLYIGILTGAGFPFFFMAFLFLFLWLLSNQYGGENVFLEVLNTETRIDSVGISLQKLVLLLLGFYVTRAVIALSAAFIADIAGRRRAVERGAKSTLLRVSTYFWWGLYAVFSLSVLGLSLTSIAVVAGGLSVGIGFGLQTTVNNFVSGLILLFGRSIQAGDTIQIGEGEGVVKEVNIRNTEVLTRENATVFVPNSELVSGRIVNWSHKDPSVRRDINIGVAYGSDTDKVRELLLAAAGQCPAVLENPAPAVLHWDFGPSTLDFKLRVWLADVNNAVSSLSMIRTAIDRLFREAGIEIAFPQTDLHLRTAPALEHLAAPHFAETARLLAAVSSRLDALEQRLAGRPARLGDEPDKGTMP, from the coding sequence ATGCCCTTAAAAAGCGCACTCATCGCCGTTTGGTTGATCCTGGCCCTTGCGGCCGGGTCTTGGGCCGCTGCCCCGGCGGCGGGCATCGGCGACAGCGACCAGTCCTGGACCCTGGTCCTCGACGCCCTGGACAAGCAGGGCCAGATCATGCGCGGCCGACTGGAAGCCTTCAAGGCTCGCCGCGACCTCGAAATCGCCGCCTCCCGCGCCGAACTGGAACATCTGCTGCGCGACCGAGCCAGGCTGGCCCTGTGGCAAGCCACAGCCTCGGACCCATGGGAAATCCGCACCGTCATGGCCGGCCTGGCCCGGCTGCGCCGCGACGTGGACCATCTCTCCCAACGGCCCCAGCAGGCCTGGACTGCCCTGGAACAAAACGTCGCCCTCATCGAGTCCTTCCGCGACAAGCTCGACGACATCACCCGCCGCGAGGTGCCCGAGCGTTTCCGCGACAACCTGGCCCCCACCCGCAAACAGCTCGCCGACCTCGGCACGGAAATAGCCACCCTGCGCGACAGCTTGGCCGACGAAACAACGCCCCTGCGCGAGCTCGGCGAACAGCTCAAGGAAGCCGAAAGCAATCTCCAATCTTCCCTGGCCCCGGCCTGGAAAGCCTATTACACCGACGCCAACCCGTCGTTGTTCTCCGGCTCCTATCTGCGGTTCCTGGGCGAGGACATCGAGGACTGGCTGCTTTGGAGCAACTTGTGCCTGGAGCTTTTGCGCACCCCGGCCATGCTGGACATGGCCGCCCAGGGCGCGGGCGTGGGCGTTGTGGCCGCGCTTGTGGTCATGGGCCTGGCCCTGGCCGTGCGGCGGCTGGGGGCGCGCCACGGCCTGTCGGCCCGCGCCCAGGCCAGTTTTGTCCGGGCTGGCGCCTGCGCCGCCGGCGGCGTGGGCTTCATGGTGCTGGCCCAATACGCGCCGTTTTTCCTCTTCACCCTGCTTATTTCCGTCAGCGAAACCCTCTACGCCGCCGCCTTGGTCCACCTGTCGCGGCTGGCCCTGCGCGACCGCGACCTGCGCCGGCCGGCCGTGTTGTGGCCCACCTGGCGGCTTTTCGCCCTGGGCCTGCTGCTGGAGGCCGGCCGCTACCCCGAGAGCGTCACCGGCCCGGCCATGGCCGTGGTGCTGCTTTTCGCCGCCCGGGGGTTCTTGCGACGCCACCGGGCCACGCCCAAGGACCTGCCCCTGGAACGGGCCATCACCGCCATCCTGGCCTACGCCCTGCCGCCCCTGGCCGTGTGCTCCCTGCTGGGCCTGCCCCAAACCGCCATCCTGTGCGCCTCAGGGCTGTTCTATGTGACCCTGGCCCTGCGGTTTGCCGCGCTGACCGTCCGTTTTTTGGCCAGCCTTGAAGTGGAGCGCGCCCATGGCCGGCCGCCGCTGTACATCGGCATCCTCACCGGCGCGGGTTTCCCCTTTTTCTTCATGGCCTTCCTGTTTCTCTTCCTGTGGCTGCTCTCCAACCAGTACGGCGGCGAGAACGTGTTCCTGGAAGTGCTCAACACCGAAACACGCATTGATTCGGTGGGCATCAGCCTGCAAAAGCTCGTGCTGCTCCTGCTGGGCTTTTACGTGACCCGGGCGGTCATCGCGCTTTCGGCCGCCTTTATCGCCGACATCGCCGGCCGCAGGCGAGCCGTGGAGCGCGGGGCCAAGTCCACCCTGCTTCGAGTCAGCACCTACTTTTGGTGGGGCCTCTACGCGGTCTTTTCCCTGTCGGTGCTGGGGCTGTCGCTGACCAGCATCGCCGTGGTGGCCGGCGGGTTGTCGGTGGGCATCGGCTTTGGCCTGCAGACAACGGTCAACAACTTCGTCAGCGGCCTGATCCTGCTCTTTGGCCGTTCCATCCAGGCCGGGGACACCATCCAGATCGGCGAGGGCGAGGGCGTGGTCAAGGAGGTCAACATCCGCAACACCGAGGTGCTCACGCGCGAAAACGCCACGGTGTTCGTGCCCAATTCCGAACTGGTCTCCGGGCGCATCGTCAACTGGAGCCACAAGGACCCCAGCGTTCGCCGCGACATCAATATCGGCGTGGCCTACGGCTCGGACACGGACAAGGTGCGCGAGCTGCTCCTGGCCGCCGCCGGACAGTGCCCGGCCGTGCTGGAAAATCCCGCTCCCGCCGTGCTCCACTGGGACTTCGGCCCAAGCACCCTGGACTTCAAGCTGCGGGTCTGGCTGGCCGACGTCAACAATGCCGTCAGCTCCCTGTCCATGATCCGCACGGCCATCGACCGGCTGTTCCGGGAAGCCGGCATTGAGATCGCCTTTCCCCAGACCGACCTGCACCTGCGCACGGCCCCGGCTCTGGAACATCTCGCCGCGCCCCACTTTGCCGAGACCGCCCGACTGCTGGCCGCCGTAAGCAGCCGCCTGGACGCCCTGGAACAACGCCTGGCCGGCCGCCCGGCCAGGCTAGGCGACGAACCCGACAAAGGAACCATGCCATGA
- a CDS encoding recombination-associated protein RdgC: MGLLAASGGFTRYRIVGEVNKQALREAPDRLKKYAFVDIDNTADERSFGWTSFEDYLDTEWRGSPPEKGHYLAFALRLDTRRISPAVFKKHLRLAIDHEKEQMKDEGKVFVSKDRKKEIAERVKLSLMSRALPIPAVFEIIWNTIDQVIWLCTTNGKIQELFEDLFTSTFEMHLEPQTPAYLAERIVGVEKGLAIEHLEPSQFGG; encoded by the coding sequence TTGGGACTTTTAGCCGCCAGCGGCGGATTCACCCGCTACCGCATCGTGGGCGAAGTGAACAAGCAGGCCCTGCGCGAAGCGCCGGACCGGCTCAAAAAATACGCCTTCGTGGACATCGACAACACCGCCGACGAACGCTCCTTCGGCTGGACCTCCTTCGAGGACTACCTCGACACCGAATGGCGCGGCTCGCCGCCGGAAAAAGGCCACTACCTGGCTTTTGCCCTGCGCCTGGACACCCGGCGCATCTCCCCGGCCGTGTTCAAAAAACACCTGCGCCTGGCCATCGACCACGAAAAGGAACAGATGAAGGACGAAGGCAAGGTCTTCGTCTCCAAGGACCGCAAAAAGGAAATCGCCGAGCGCGTCAAACTGTCCCTCATGTCCCGCGCCCTGCCCATCCCCGCCGTCTTTGAAATCATCTGGAACACCATCGACCAGGTCATCTGGCTGTGCACCACCAACGGCAAGATCCAGGAACTCTTCGAGGACCTGTTTACCTCCACCTTTGAAATGCACCTGGAACCCCAGACCCCGGCCTACCTGGCCGAACGCATCGTCGGCGTGGAAAAAGGCCTGGCCATCGAACACCTCGAACCCAGCCAGTTCGGCGGTTAA
- a CDS encoding DUF362 domain-containing protein has translation MTKDEAPQPAKVYFADLRARAAGRNRTAKIQKLFEAAGFGDVVKKDDLTAIKLHFGERGCDTHISPTYARAVVELVKAQGGRPFVTDTNTLYSGSRHNAVDHLLTAVEHGFDYAVLGAPVIIADGLDSTNVLEVPIRGKHFEKVKIAGDIVRADSLLVLSHFKGHELAGFGGAVKNLAMGCAPRAGKQDQHCVRFVVEPKKCIGCAECVAVCPVGAATMQGKKAVIDKATCIGCGECLTVCPKKAMSIDWRTEIVPFMERMVEYALGAVTGKTGRVGYVNFLVNVTPDCDCVPWSDAPIVPDIGFLASTDPVALDKACLDLVNEQAACPECKLEHGIHSGEDKFTALWQWTRGDMTFVHGAAVGLGRPEYELVRV, from the coding sequence ATGACAAAGGACGAAGCCCCCCAGCCGGCCAAGGTCTATTTCGCCGACCTGCGCGCCCGGGCCGCCGGCCGCAACCGCACCGCCAAGATCCAGAAACTCTTCGAGGCCGCCGGCTTTGGCGACGTGGTCAAAAAGGACGACCTCACGGCCATTAAGCTTCACTTCGGCGAGCGCGGCTGCGACACCCACATAAGCCCCACCTACGCCCGGGCCGTGGTGGAACTGGTCAAGGCCCAGGGCGGCCGGCCCTTTGTCACCGACACCAACACCCTGTATTCCGGCAGCCGCCACAACGCCGTGGACCATCTGCTCACGGCCGTGGAGCACGGCTTCGACTACGCCGTGCTCGGCGCGCCGGTCATCATCGCCGACGGCCTGGACAGCACCAACGTCCTGGAAGTGCCGATACGCGGCAAGCATTTCGAGAAGGTCAAGATCGCCGGCGACATCGTGCGGGCCGACTCCCTGCTGGTGTTGTCTCACTTCAAGGGCCACGAGCTGGCCGGCTTTGGCGGCGCGGTCAAAAACCTGGCCATGGGCTGCGCCCCCCGGGCCGGCAAGCAGGACCAGCACTGCGTGCGGTTTGTGGTGGAACCCAAGAAGTGTATCGGCTGCGCCGAGTGCGTGGCCGTCTGTCCGGTGGGCGCGGCCACAATGCAGGGGAAAAAGGCGGTCATCGACAAGGCGACCTGCATCGGCTGCGGCGAATGCCTGACCGTGTGCCCCAAAAAGGCCATGAGCATCGATTGGCGCACCGAGATCGTGCCCTTCATGGAGCGCATGGTGGAATACGCCCTGGGCGCGGTGACCGGCAAAACCGGCCGGGTGGGCTATGTCAACTTCCTGGTCAACGTCACCCCGGATTGCGACTGCGTGCCCTGGTCCGACGCGCCCATCGTGCCGGACATCGGCTTTCTGGCCTCCACCGATCCGGTGGCCCTGGACAAGGCCTGCCTGGACCTCGTCAACGAGCAGGCGGCCTGTCCCGAGTGCAAGCTCGAACACGGCATCCACTCGGGCGAGGACAAGTTCACGGCCCTGTGGCAGTGGACGCGCGGCGACATGACCTTCGTGCACGGCGCGGCCGTGGGCCTGGGCCGGCCGGAATACGAACTGGTGCGCGTCTAG
- a CDS encoding RNA methyltransferase, whose translation MLNNLTIVLFRPKFSENVGAAARACANMGVGRLVLVDPPAFDMERARPMATSKGGLVLDRLEICGTLAEAVAGAETVYGTTARLGGWRKSVLTPGQAAGGAVKTLQGGGGVAVVFGPEDAGLSNQETQLCSRLVNIPTADEATSLNLAQAVLVVCYEIFKASKGLEEEVDQPSPSRAATHAERESLFAALRESLLAIDFLKADNPDYWMLPVRRFIDRVGLKRHEFNLLMGVCRQIKWALGTGRDKPRAD comes from the coding sequence ATGCTCAATAATCTCACTATCGTCCTGTTTCGGCCGAAGTTTTCCGAAAACGTCGGGGCCGCCGCCCGGGCCTGCGCCAACATGGGCGTGGGCCGGCTCGTGCTGGTCGATCCCCCGGCCTTCGATATGGAACGCGCCCGGCCCATGGCCACCAGCAAGGGCGGGCTGGTACTGGACCGGTTGGAAATATGCGGCACCTTGGCCGAGGCCGTGGCCGGAGCGGAAACCGTCTACGGCACCACGGCCAGGCTCGGCGGTTGGCGCAAGAGCGTGCTGACGCCGGGCCAGGCCGCCGGCGGCGCGGTCAAGACGCTGCAAGGCGGCGGCGGCGTGGCCGTGGTCTTTGGCCCCGAGGACGCCGGCCTGTCCAACCAGGAAACCCAGCTGTGCTCCCGGCTGGTCAACATCCCCACCGCCGACGAGGCCACGTCCCTGAACCTGGCCCAGGCCGTGCTCGTGGTGTGCTACGAAATCTTCAAGGCGTCCAAGGGATTGGAAGAAGAGGTCGATCAGCCTTCGCCGTCCCGGGCGGCCACCCATGCCGAACGCGAGTCGCTTTTCGCGGCGCTTCGCGAATCCCTGCTGGCCATCGACTTTTTAAAGGCCGACAACCCGGACTACTGGATGCTGCCCGTGCGCCGTTTCATCGACCGGGTGGGCCTTAAGCGCCACGAATTCAACCTGCTCATGGGCGTGTGCCGCCAGATCAAATGGGCCCTGGGGACGGGCCGGGACAAGCCCCGGGCCGACTGA
- a CDS encoding multidrug efflux RND transporter permease subunit, protein MNLSRPFILRPVATTLIMVAVVLAGLTAYFQLPVSALPQVDYPTIQVRTFYPGASPDVMASAVTAPLERQFGQMPGLTEMTSVSSPGASVITLQFALSLSLDVAEQEVQAAINTATSLLPDDLPTPPVYSKVNPADAPIMSLALTSEAMELTAVQDLADTRLAQKISQLSGVGLVSVAGGQRPAVRVEVNPTALAAYGIAVEDVRTAIAAANVNKAKGGFDGPRQSSILETNDQLLTADEYRPLIISYRDGRPVRLSDVASIRTGPEDVRQAAWVNGKPAIVLNIQRQPGANVIAVVDRVKAILPQLRAALPAAVDLSVLTDRTVTIRASIDDVQIELLLAVVLVVGVIYLFLHDVPATLIPGTAVPLSLIGTFGVMYLLGYGLNNLTLMALTIATGFVVDDAIVMIENVARHVEEGTPPLQAALNGAGQIGFTILSLTVSLVAVLIPLLFMGDVVGRLFREFAVTLGVAILFSAVVSLTLTPMLCARLLGRAGHKGQSGGGLVARNFGAAFGAMTAFYDRTLVVVLRHQGATLLVAVGTVVATVWMYAAVPKGFFPVQDTGGLSGVFEAPAAASFAAMGESQAGLSEILAADPAVASTAIFVGVDGVNPSPNVGRIAVELVPKASRRADAAGVARRLEEKTRSLPGMSVALSPVQDLTVDARAGRAQYQYVLETPSSRDLALWTPRFVEALSARPEVRNVSHNLALGGKRLNVVIDRVAAARYGLTPEDIDNALYSAFGQRQISTMFTELSQYRVVLAMDPSMATGPEALSLVRLPTSGGGQAPLSAVATVTEGEAPLVRNRQSQFPAATVSFDAAPGHSLGDAVAAVGAVSGQLGMPASIAGAFTGAAKAFGESLKNEPLLILAALITVYIVLGVMYESFIHPVTILSTLPSAGVGAVGALWLCGEDLGIMAVIGIILLIGIVKKNGIMMVDFALSAERERGLSPGEAIYEACLLRFRPIMMTTMAALLGALPLALGSGVGSELRRPLGIAIVGGLIVSQALTLYTTPVIYLFFERLAGRRETTPPVAAGNKEAGTV, encoded by the coding sequence ATGAACCTGTCGCGCCCGTTTATCCTGCGGCCCGTGGCCACCACGCTCATCATGGTCGCGGTGGTGCTGGCCGGCCTGACGGCCTATTTCCAGCTCCCGGTCTCGGCCCTGCCCCAAGTGGACTATCCCACCATCCAGGTGCGGACATTTTATCCCGGGGCCAGCCCCGACGTCATGGCCTCGGCCGTGACCGCGCCGTTGGAGCGCCAGTTCGGCCAGATGCCGGGCCTGACCGAGATGACCTCCGTCAGTTCGCCCGGGGCTTCGGTCATCACCCTGCAATTCGCCCTGAGCTTAAGCCTCGACGTGGCCGAGCAGGAGGTCCAGGCAGCCATCAACACGGCCACCAGCCTGCTGCCCGACGACCTGCCCACGCCGCCGGTCTACAGCAAGGTCAATCCGGCCGACGCGCCCATTATGTCCCTGGCGCTGACCTCCGAGGCCATGGAGCTGACGGCGGTGCAGGACCTGGCCGACACGCGTCTGGCCCAGAAGATCTCCCAGCTTTCCGGCGTGGGCCTGGTCAGTGTGGCCGGCGGCCAGCGCCCGGCCGTGCGCGTGGAGGTCAACCCCACGGCGCTTGCCGCCTACGGCATTGCCGTGGAAGACGTGCGGACGGCCATCGCCGCGGCCAACGTCAACAAGGCCAAGGGCGGCTTTGACGGGCCGCGCCAGTCGTCGATTCTGGAAACCAACGACCAGCTTTTGACCGCCGACGAATACAGGCCGCTTATAATCAGCTACCGCGACGGCCGGCCGGTGCGCCTGTCCGACGTGGCCAGCATCCGCACCGGCCCCGAAGACGTGCGCCAGGCCGCCTGGGTGAACGGCAAGCCGGCCATCGTGCTCAACATCCAGCGCCAGCCCGGGGCCAACGTCATCGCCGTGGTGGACCGGGTCAAGGCCATCCTGCCCCAGCTGCGCGCGGCCCTGCCGGCCGCCGTGGACCTGTCCGTCCTGACCGACCGCACCGTCACCATCCGGGCTTCCATCGACGACGTGCAGATCGAGCTGCTTCTCGCCGTAGTCCTGGTCGTTGGCGTCATTTATCTGTTTCTCCACGACGTGCCGGCCACCCTCATTCCGGGCACGGCCGTGCCGCTGTCGCTTATCGGCACCTTTGGCGTCATGTATCTCTTGGGCTATGGCCTCAACAACCTGACGCTTATGGCGCTGACCATCGCCACCGGCTTCGTGGTGGACGACGCCATCGTCATGATCGAAAACGTGGCCCGCCATGTGGAAGAGGGCACCCCACCCCTGCAGGCGGCGCTTAACGGCGCCGGCCAGATCGGTTTCACCATCCTGTCGCTGACCGTTTCGCTGGTGGCGGTGCTCATTCCGCTGCTGTTTATGGGCGACGTGGTGGGCCGGCTTTTCCGCGAATTCGCCGTGACCCTGGGCGTGGCTATCCTGTTCTCGGCCGTGGTGTCGCTGACGCTGACCCCCATGCTCTGCGCCCGGCTCCTGGGCCGAGCGGGGCACAAGGGGCAGTCCGGCGGGGGCCTTGTCGCCCGGAACTTTGGCGCGGCCTTCGGGGCCATGACCGCCTTCTACGACCGTACCCTGGTGGTGGTCCTGCGCCATCAGGGCGCGACGCTCCTTGTGGCCGTGGGCACGGTGGTGGCCACGGTCTGGATGTACGCCGCCGTGCCCAAGGGCTTTTTTCCGGTCCAGGACACGGGCGGGCTGTCCGGGGTGTTCGAGGCCCCGGCCGCCGCCTCGTTTGCCGCCATGGGCGAGTCCCAGGCCGGGCTGTCGGAAATATTGGCGGCCGATCCGGCCGTGGCCTCCACCGCGATCTTTGTCGGCGTGGACGGCGTCAACCCCAGCCCCAACGTGGGCCGCATCGCCGTGGAACTCGTGCCCAAGGCCTCGCGCAGGGCCGACGCCGCCGGCGTGGCCCGGCGGCTGGAAGAAAAGACCCGCAGCCTGCCGGGGATGAGCGTGGCGCTTTCGCCCGTCCAGGACCTGACCGTGGACGCCCGGGCCGGCCGGGCCCAGTACCAGTACGTGCTGGAAACCCCCAGCTCCCGCGACCTGGCCCTGTGGACGCCGCGCTTTGTCGAGGCGCTTAGCGCCCGGCCGGAAGTGCGCAACGTCTCCCACAACCTGGCCCTGGGCGGCAAACGCCTCAATGTCGTCATCGACCGGGTGGCCGCCGCCCGCTACGGGCTGACCCCCGAGGACATCGACAACGCGCTCTACAGCGCCTTTGGCCAGCGCCAGATCTCGACCATGTTTACGGAACTGAGCCAATACCGGGTGGTGCTGGCCATGGACCCGTCCATGGCCACCGGTCCCGAGGCCCTGTCCCTGGTGCGGCTGCCGACTTCCGGCGGCGGCCAGGCCCCGCTGTCGGCCGTGGCCACGGTGACCGAAGGCGAAGCGCCGCTCGTGCGCAACCGCCAGTCCCAGTTCCCGGCCGCCACGGTTTCCTTCGACGCCGCCCCCGGGCATTCGCTCGGCGACGCCGTGGCCGCCGTGGGCGCGGTGTCGGGCCAGCTCGGGATGCCTGCCAGCATTGCCGGGGCGTTTACCGGCGCGGCCAAGGCCTTTGGGGAGTCGCTGAAAAACGAGCCGCTGCTCATCCTGGCCGCCCTTATCACCGTCTACATCGTCCTTGGCGTCATGTACGAGAGCTTCATCCACCCGGTGACCATCCTGTCCACCCTGCCCTCGGCCGGGGTGGGCGCGGTGGGGGCCTTGTGGCTGTGCGGCGAGGATCTCGGCATCATGGCCGTCATCGGCATTATCCTGCTTATCGGCATCGTGAAGAAAAACGGCATCATGATGGTGGACTTCGCCCTGTCCGCCGAGCGCGAGCGGGGGCTGTCCCCGGGCGAGGCCATCTACGAAGCCTGTCTGCTGCGTTTTCGGCCCATCATGATGACCACCATGGCGGCGCTTTTGGGCGCGTTGCCCCTGGCTCTGGGTTCGGGCGTGGGCAGCGAGCTGCGCCGGCCGCTGGGCATCGCCATCGTGGGCGGCCTTATCGTCAGCCAGGCGCTGACCCTTTACACCACGCCCGTCATCTACCTCTTCTTCGAGCGTCTGGCCGGCCGCCGCGAGACGACCCCGCCCGTGGCCGCCGGGAATAAAGAAGCCGGAACCGTATGA
- a CDS encoding MdtA/MuxA family multidrug efflux RND transporter periplasmic adaptor subunit, producing MTIRHEEPRPRRPLRWLFMGLAAIAVVGFFWRQYGGDGLAQPGGPPPGGPGGMGPQVVSVTTAPARVGTAAVTLSGIGTVTPLRTVTVKSRVDGELMEVLFEEGQLVKEGQLLARIDPRSYAAQLDQYQGQLAKDTALLENAKADLTRYDNLSKKDMVAGQTRDTQASLVRQYEAAIRTDKGLIDNAKLQIEYSRITAPVTGRVGLRKVDAGNMIKAADSTGLCVITQVSPISVLFTLPEDQLPQVATRLRAGEKLPVTAYDRTMTKALAKGTLATLDNQIDTATGTVKLRAIFDNADEALFPNQFVNAELLLEEREGVLLVPAAAVQRGPKGARAYVVDASGLAASRPVTVGLAVGQDVVIESGLKAGEVVVVEGADRLRDGAKVEARNAGGAVAAKP from the coding sequence ATGACGATACGACACGAGGAACCACGGCCGCGCCGGCCCCTGCGCTGGCTGTTCATGGGGTTGGCGGCGATAGCCGTGGTCGGGTTTTTTTGGCGGCAATACGGCGGCGACGGGCTGGCCCAGCCGGGCGGGCCGCCGCCGGGCGGACCTGGCGGCATGGGGCCGCAGGTCGTCTCGGTGACCACCGCGCCGGCCCGGGTCGGCACGGCAGCGGTGACGCTTTCCGGCATCGGCACGGTGACGCCCTTGCGTACGGTGACGGTCAAAAGCCGGGTGGACGGCGAGCTCATGGAAGTACTCTTCGAGGAAGGCCAGCTGGTCAAGGAAGGCCAGCTCCTGGCTCGCATCGATCCGCGTTCCTACGCCGCCCAGCTCGACCAGTACCAGGGGCAACTGGCCAAGGACACGGCACTGCTGGAAAACGCCAAGGCCGACCTCACGCGCTACGACAACCTGTCCAAAAAAGACATGGTAGCCGGCCAGACCCGAGACACCCAGGCCTCGCTGGTGCGCCAATACGAGGCGGCCATCCGCACGGACAAGGGGCTGATCGACAACGCCAAACTGCAGATCGAATACAGCCGCATCACCGCGCCGGTGACCGGCCGGGTGGGGCTGCGCAAGGTCGATGCCGGCAACATGATCAAGGCGGCCGATTCCACCGGCCTGTGTGTCATCACCCAGGTGTCGCCCATCAGCGTGCTCTTTACCCTGCCCGAGGACCAGCTGCCCCAGGTGGCCACGCGGCTTCGGGCCGGCGAGAAGCTGCCGGTCACGGCCTATGACCGCACCATGACCAAGGCTCTGGCCAAGGGAACCCTCGCCACCCTCGACAACCAGATCGACACGGCCACCGGCACGGTCAAGCTGCGGGCGATCTTCGACAACGCCGACGAGGCGCTATTTCCCAACCAGTTCGTCAACGCCGAGCTGTTGCTGGAAGAGCGCGAGGGCGTGCTTCTCGTGCCGGCGGCGGCGGTGCAGCGCGGCCCCAAGGGGGCCAGGGCCTATGTGGTCGACGCGTCCGGCCTGGCCGCCTCGCGCCCGGTGACGGTGGGCTTGGCCGTGGGCCAGGACGTGGTCATCGAGTCGGGGCTTAAGGCCGGCGAGGTTGTGGTGGTGGAGGGGGCCGACCGGCTGCGCGACGGAGCCAAGGTGGAGGCGCGCAACGCCGGCGGAGCGGTGGCCGCCAAGCCATGA